TCAAACACTCATTTACCGCAAGCGAGCACCGGATGGATCTCACACTGAGAGGCGGTGATTTTATTGCCTGATTTAGTTCAGCTTATCAAAAAAGCCGCTGTCGAAGCGGTCGAAAACGCCATGCCCGCGGGGGTGTACTTTGGCGAAGTAATGAGTGCGTCTCCACTGAAAATCAGCCTTGATCAGAAAATGGTGCTGACCGACAGGGATCTTATCCTGACTACCCTCGTGAAAGAC
The genomic region above belongs to Bacillota bacterium and contains:
- a CDS encoding DUF2577 domain-containing protein; the protein is MILLPDLVQLIKKAAVEAVENAMPAGVYFGEVMSASPLKISLDQKMVLTDRDLILTTLVKDLHFSVTGYDVNVIANSGATGDYMLHLALAKGDKVILVRAQGGQKFVVLDKVR